The proteins below are encoded in one region of Streptomyces cyanogenus:
- the serA gene encoding phosphoglycerate dehydrogenase, protein MSSKPVVLIAEELSPATVDALGPDFEIRHCNGADRAELLPAIADVDAILIRSATKVDAEAIAAAKKLKVVARAGVGLDNVDVSAATKAGVMVVNAPTSNIVTAAELACGLILSTARNIPQANAALKNGEWKRSKYTGVELAEKTLGVVGLGRIGALVAQRMSAFGMKVVAYDPYVQPARAAQMGVKVLSLDELLEVSDFITVHLPKTPETLGLIGDEALRKVKPTVRIVNAARGGIVDEAALYAALKEGRVAGAGLDVYAKEPCTDSPLFELDQVVCTPHLGASTDEAQEKAGIAVAKSVRLALAGELVPDAVNVQGGVIAEDVKPGLPLAERLGRIFTALAGEVAVRLDVEVYGEITQHDVKVLELSALKGVFEDVVDETVSYVNAPLFAQERGVEVRLTTSSESADHRNVVTVRGTLGTGEEVSVSGTLAGPKHVQKIVAVGDYDVDLALAEHMVVLRYEDRPGVVGTVGRILGEAGLNIAGMQVARAAVGGEALAVLTVDDTVGPAVLAEVAAEIGAASARSVNLV, encoded by the coding sequence GTGAGCTCGAAACCCGTCGTACTCATCGCTGAAGAGCTGTCGCCTGCCACCGTCGACGCACTCGGTCCGGACTTCGAGATCCGGCACTGCAACGGCGCGGACCGCGCCGAACTGCTGCCGGCCATCGCCGACGTGGACGCGATCCTGATCCGCTCGGCCACCAAGGTCGACGCCGAGGCCATCGCCGCCGCGAAGAAGCTCAAGGTCGTCGCCCGGGCCGGTGTCGGCCTGGACAACGTCGACGTCTCCGCCGCCACCAAGGCCGGCGTGATGGTCGTCAACGCCCCCACCTCCAACATCGTGACCGCCGCCGAGCTGGCCTGCGGTCTCATCCTCTCCACGGCCCGCAACATCCCGCAGGCCAACGCCGCGCTGAAGAACGGCGAGTGGAAGCGCAGCAAGTACACCGGCGTCGAGCTGGCCGAGAAGACGCTGGGCGTGGTGGGCCTGGGCCGCATCGGTGCCCTCGTCGCGCAGCGCATGTCCGCCTTCGGCATGAAGGTCGTCGCCTACGACCCCTACGTGCAGCCCGCGCGGGCCGCGCAGATGGGCGTCAAGGTGCTGTCGCTGGACGAGCTGCTGGAGGTCTCCGACTTCATCACCGTCCACCTGCCCAAGACCCCCGAGACGCTCGGCCTGATCGGCGACGAGGCGCTGCGCAAGGTCAAGCCGACCGTGCGCATCGTCAACGCCGCCCGCGGCGGCATCGTGGACGAGGCGGCGCTGTACGCGGCGCTGAAGGAGGGCCGGGTCGCCGGCGCCGGCCTCGACGTGTACGCCAAGGAGCCGTGCACCGACTCCCCGCTCTTCGAACTGGACCAGGTCGTCTGCACCCCGCACCTGGGCGCGTCGACGGACGAGGCGCAGGAGAAGGCCGGTATCGCCGTCGCCAAGTCGGTCCGCCTCGCCCTCGCCGGAGAGCTGGTGCCGGACGCGGTGAACGTCCAGGGCGGTGTCATCGCCGAGGACGTCAAGCCGGGCCTGCCGCTCGCCGAGCGCCTCGGCCGCATCTTCACCGCGCTCGCCGGTGAGGTCGCGGTCCGCCTCGACGTCGAGGTCTACGGCGAGATCACCCAGCACGACGTGAAGGTGCTGGAGCTGTCCGCGCTCAAGGGTGTCTTCGAGGACGTCGTCGACGAGACGGTGTCGTACGTCAACGCCCCGCTGTTCGCGCAGGAGCGTGGGGTCGAGGTGCGGCTGACCACCAGCTCCGAGTCGGCCGACCACCGCAACGTGGTGACCGTGCGCGGCACGCTGGGCACGGGCGAGGAGGTGTCGGTCTCCGGCACGCTGGCCGGCCCGAAGCACGTCCAGAAGATCGTCGCGGTCGGCGACTACGACGTCGACCTCGCCCTCGCCGAGCACATGGTCGTCCTGCGCTACGAGGACCGTCCGGGTGTCGTCGGCACCGTCGGCCGCATCCTCGGCGAGGCCGGCCTCAACATCGCCGGCATGCAGGTCGCTCGCGCGGCCGTGGGCGGTGAGGCGCTGGCCGTTCTCACCGTCGACGACACGGTGGGCCCCGCCGTCCTGGCCGAGGTCGCCGCGGAGATCGGCGCGGCCTCCGCCCGCTCGGTGAACCTGGTCTGA
- a CDS encoding MFS transporter, whose translation MNPTAEPTTPTATPTPRPPLLSRALLLRFVSVVGSTASFFLLLSAVPAHAGRGGAGLATGSLMLSTVLGELAGPRILGRYGRRGPLAAGLFLLGAPALVLPLSDAPAWTAAVCLVRGLGFGLTMVAGGALTAALIPAGRRGEGLALVGVVGGVPALLALPLGIWLAGHLGYATVTTAAAVAALAALPTVPALRVDGAAAGGRGRARGGAAAGNRRTARLGAAAGGGREADLGMVGAVRAGGLRRPTMVFAATAVAAGILVTFLPLAVPPASGVATPALLVQSTASTAARWAAGRYGDRRGSWRLVVPGLLVSAAGLSALAATSSPVAVLVGAAVFGTGFGVTQNATLTLMYSRVSAGSYGTVSALWNLAYDGGMGVGAAGFGLLTAHTGYVWGFALTGILMLGALGPAVRDRRADARHHPARP comes from the coding sequence ATGAACCCGACAGCCGAACCCACCACACCCACGGCCACCCCGACCCCGCGACCTCCGCTGCTGAGCCGCGCCCTGCTGCTGCGGTTCGTCAGCGTGGTGGGGTCGACGGCGAGCTTCTTCCTGCTGCTGTCGGCGGTGCCCGCGCACGCCGGCCGGGGCGGGGCGGGCCTCGCGACCGGCTCGCTGATGCTGTCGACGGTGCTCGGCGAACTGGCCGGGCCCCGGATCCTCGGCCGCTACGGCCGCCGGGGCCCGCTGGCGGCCGGCCTCTTCCTGCTGGGCGCGCCCGCGCTCGTGCTGCCCCTGTCCGACGCCCCGGCCTGGACGGCGGCGGTGTGTCTGGTGCGCGGTCTGGGCTTCGGCCTCACGATGGTCGCCGGCGGGGCCCTGACGGCGGCACTGATCCCGGCCGGGCGCAGGGGCGAGGGGCTGGCCCTCGTCGGCGTCGTCGGAGGTGTGCCGGCGCTGCTGGCGCTGCCTCTGGGCATCTGGCTGGCCGGCCACCTCGGCTACGCCACGGTCACCACGGCAGCGGCCGTCGCCGCCCTCGCGGCGCTCCCGACGGTACCGGCACTCCGTGTGGACGGGGCGGCGGCCGGCGGCCGGGGCAGGGCGCGCGGGGGTGCCGCGGCCGGCAACCGGCGCACGGCGCGCTTGGGTGCGGCGGCCGGCGGCGGCCGGGAGGCGGACCTCGGGATGGTGGGGGCCGTGCGGGCCGGCGGGCTGCGGCGGCCCACCATGGTGTTCGCGGCCACCGCCGTCGCCGCAGGCATCCTCGTCACCTTCCTGCCGCTGGCGGTCCCGCCCGCGTCCGGCGTCGCGACGCCGGCCCTGCTGGTGCAGAGCACCGCGTCGACCGCGGCCCGCTGGGCGGCGGGGCGGTACGGCGACCGCCGGGGCTCCTGGCGGCTGGTCGTACCGGGACTGCTGGTGTCGGCCGCCGGGCTGTCGGCCCTCGCGGCGACCTCCAGCCCGGTCGCCGTACTGGTGGGCGCCGCGGTCTTCGGCACCGGCTTCGGCGTGACCCAGAACGCCACCCTCACCCTGATGTACAGCCGTGTCTCCGCCGGGTCGTACGGCACGGTCAGCGCCCTGTGGAACCTCGCCTACGACGGGGGCATGGGCGTGGGCGCCGCGGGCTTCGGGCTCCTCACGGCGCACACGGGCTATGTGTGGGGGTTCGCGCTGACCGGGATCCTGATGCTGGGTGCCCTGGGCCCCGCGGTACGCGACCGGCGAGCGGATGCCCGTCACCACCCGGCCCGCCCCTAG
- the ilvN gene encoding acetolactate synthase small subunit, with the protein MSKHTLSVLVENTPGILARIAALFSRRGFNIDSLAVGVTEHPDISRITIVVGVEDLPLEQVTKQLNKLVNVLKIVELEPGQAVQRELVLVKVRADNETRSQIVEIVQLFRAKTVDVSPEAVTIEATGSSEKLSAMLKMLEPYGIKELVQSGTIAIGRGARSITDRSLRALDRTA; encoded by the coding sequence ATGTCCAAGCACACGCTCTCCGTCCTGGTGGAGAACACGCCGGGCATCCTCGCCCGCATCGCCGCCCTGTTCTCCCGGCGCGGCTTCAACATCGACTCGCTCGCGGTCGGCGTCACCGAGCACCCCGACATCTCCCGCATCACCATCGTGGTGGGCGTCGAGGACCTGCCGCTGGAGCAGGTGACCAAGCAGCTCAACAAGCTCGTCAACGTGCTGAAGATCGTGGAGCTGGAGCCCGGTCAGGCCGTGCAGCGCGAACTCGTTCTGGTGAAGGTCCGCGCCGACAACGAGACGCGCTCCCAGATCGTGGAGATCGTCCAGCTGTTCCGCGCCAAGACCGTCGACGTCTCCCCGGAGGCCGTGACCATCGAGGCCACCGGTTCCAGCGAGAAGCTGTCCGCCATGCTCAAGATGCTGGAGCCGTACGGCATCAAGGAGCTGGTCCAGTCCGGCACGATCGCGATCGGCCGTGGTGCCCGTTCGATCACGGACCGCTCGCTGCGCGCTCTCGACCGGACGGCGTAA
- a CDS encoding PLP-dependent aminotransferase family protein, which translates to MPVQWAGLSPELLLSVDRSSGEQLRVQLERQLRDAIRTGRLHAGERLPSSRELARQLGLSRGLVQDCYAQLQAEGYLVARVGSATRVAACAPVAPPAPPAQRRPEPPRLIADFRHGVPDLASFPRADWLWAVREAARRMPTAALDYGDPRGSRDLRTVVAAYLRRIRAAAADPDHTLVCSGYAQGLALVLQTLARAGVRAVAHEDPGSPTSATAAIRAAGLTPVPVPVDAHGIDVTALEATRARAVIVTPAHQWPTGVLLAPERRHALLGWARRHDAYVIEDDYDAEFRYDREPVGALQGLAADRVASIGTVSKSLAPALRIGWLLSPPALTAEVTELKRIADRGTPTLDQLALARLIESGRYDRHLRRMRTLYAARRRALRAALAEHAPAVRLTGLAAGFHAVAHLPPGADEQTVTAAARARGVGLYGMSAFRTSRAADPPRLVLGFGDVPERAITEGIAAAGAVLEGSADGR; encoded by the coding sequence ATGCCTGTCCAGTGGGCCGGTCTCTCCCCCGAGCTGCTGCTGAGCGTCGACCGGAGCAGCGGTGAGCAACTGCGTGTCCAGCTGGAACGACAGCTGCGGGACGCGATCCGCACCGGGCGGCTGCACGCCGGCGAACGCCTGCCGTCCTCCCGTGAACTGGCCCGCCAGCTCGGCCTGTCCCGCGGCCTGGTCCAGGACTGCTACGCCCAGCTCCAGGCCGAGGGCTACCTGGTCGCCCGCGTCGGCTCGGCCACCCGCGTGGCCGCCTGCGCCCCGGTCGCCCCGCCCGCCCCGCCGGCGCAGCGGCGCCCCGAACCGCCGCGGCTGATAGCCGACTTCCGGCACGGCGTCCCCGACCTCGCCTCCTTCCCGCGCGCCGACTGGCTGTGGGCGGTCCGGGAGGCGGCCCGCCGGATGCCGACCGCCGCTCTCGACTACGGCGACCCGCGCGGCAGCCGCGACCTGCGCACGGTCGTCGCCGCCTACCTGCGCCGGATCCGCGCGGCCGCCGCCGACCCGGACCACACCCTCGTCTGCTCCGGTTACGCCCAGGGGCTCGCCCTCGTCCTGCAGACGCTGGCCCGCGCCGGTGTCCGGGCCGTCGCCCACGAGGACCCGGGCAGCCCCACCAGCGCGACCGCGGCCATCCGCGCGGCGGGCCTCACCCCGGTCCCCGTCCCGGTCGACGCGCACGGCATCGACGTCACCGCCCTGGAGGCGACCCGCGCCCGCGCGGTGATCGTCACCCCGGCCCACCAGTGGCCCACCGGAGTCCTCCTCGCCCCGGAACGCCGGCACGCGCTGCTCGGCTGGGCGCGGCGCCATGACGCGTACGTCATCGAGGACGACTACGACGCCGAGTTCCGCTACGACAGGGAGCCGGTCGGTGCGCTCCAGGGCCTCGCGGCCGACCGTGTCGCCTCGATCGGCACGGTCAGCAAGTCCCTGGCCCCCGCCCTGCGCATCGGCTGGCTGCTGAGCCCGCCCGCGCTCACCGCGGAGGTCACCGAGCTGAAGCGGATCGCGGACCGCGGCACGCCCACCCTCGACCAGCTGGCTCTCGCCCGGCTCATCGAGTCCGGCCGCTACGACCGCCATCTGCGCCGCATGCGCACCCTGTACGCGGCCCGCCGCAGGGCCCTGCGCGCCGCCCTCGCCGAGCACGCCCCGGCGGTGCGCCTGACCGGTCTGGCCGCGGGCTTCCACGCCGTGGCCCACCTGCCGCCCGGCGCGGACGAACAGACGGTGACCGCCGCGGCGCGCGCCCGCGGCGTCGGCCTGTACGGCATGAGTGCCTTCCGCACCTCGCGGGCCGCCGACCCGCCCCGGCTCGTCCTCGGCTTCGGCGACGTGCCCGAACGGGCCATCACGGAGGGCATCGCGGCGGCGGGCGCGGTGCTGGAGGGCTCGGCGGACGGCCGGTGA
- a CDS encoding acetolactate synthase large subunit, with amino-acid sequence MTEQATGAHHPQPRPRSGGQQSAPVEHVTGAQSLIRSLEEVGADTVFGIPGGAILPAYDPLMDSTRVRHVLVRHEQGAGHAATGYAQATGKVGVCMATSGPGATNLVTPIADAHMDSVPLVAITGQVASKAIGTDAFQEADIVGITMPITKHNFLVTKAEDIPRVIAQAFHIASTGRPGPVLVDIAKDALQAKTTFSWPPVMDLPGYRPVTKPHAKQIREAAKLITTARRPVLYVGGGVLKARATAELKVLAELTGAPVTTTLMALGAFPDSHPQHLGMPGMHGSVAAVTALQKADLIVALGARFDDRVTGKLDSFAPYAKIVHADIDPAEIGKNRAADVPIVGDAREVIADLVQAVQKEHSEGHASDYSAWWSDLNRWRQTYPLGYDLPDDGSLSPQQVIERIGQLAPEGTIFAAGVGQHQMWAAHFIQYENPATWLNSGGAGTMGYAVPAAMGAKAGQPERTVWAIDGDGCFQMTNQELTTCALNNIPIKVAIINNGALGMVRQWQTLFYNQRYSNTVLHSGPDDINPEAKGTRVPDFVKLSEAMGCVGLRCERPEDLDKVIQEANSINDRPVVIDFIVHEDAMVWPMVAAGTSNDEIMAARDVRPDFGDNEDD; translated from the coding sequence ATGACCGAGCAGGCCACCGGGGCCCACCATCCGCAGCCGCGGCCCCGTTCCGGAGGACAGCAGTCCGCCCCCGTCGAGCACGTCACGGGTGCGCAGTCCCTCATCCGCTCCCTCGAGGAGGTCGGCGCGGACACGGTATTCGGCATTCCGGGCGGTGCGATCCTGCCGGCGTACGACCCGCTGATGGACTCCACCCGGGTGCGGCACGTCCTGGTCCGGCACGAGCAGGGCGCCGGCCACGCGGCCACCGGCTACGCGCAGGCCACCGGCAAGGTCGGCGTCTGCATGGCGACGAGCGGCCCGGGTGCGACGAACCTGGTGACGCCGATCGCCGACGCGCACATGGACTCGGTCCCCCTGGTCGCGATCACCGGCCAGGTCGCCTCCAAGGCGATCGGCACGGACGCCTTCCAGGAGGCGGACATCGTCGGCATCACCATGCCGATCACCAAGCACAACTTCCTCGTCACCAAGGCCGAGGACATCCCGCGGGTCATCGCGCAGGCGTTCCACATCGCCTCCACCGGCCGCCCCGGCCCGGTCCTGGTCGACATCGCCAAGGACGCGCTCCAGGCGAAGACCACCTTCTCCTGGCCGCCGGTGATGGACCTGCCCGGCTACCGCCCGGTGACCAAGCCGCACGCCAAGCAGATCCGCGAGGCCGCCAAGCTCATCACCACCGCCCGGCGGCCCGTCCTCTACGTCGGCGGCGGTGTGCTCAAGGCCCGGGCAACGGCCGAACTGAAGGTCCTCGCCGAGCTGACCGGCGCGCCGGTCACCACCACGCTGATGGCGCTCGGCGCGTTCCCGGACAGCCACCCGCAGCACCTGGGCATGCCCGGCATGCACGGCAGCGTCGCCGCGGTCACCGCGCTGCAGAAGGCCGACCTGATCGTGGCCCTCGGCGCCCGCTTCGACGACCGGGTCACCGGCAAGCTGGACAGCTTCGCCCCCTACGCCAAGATCGTCCACGCGGACATCGACCCGGCGGAGATCGGCAAGAACCGCGCCGCGGACGTGCCGATCGTCGGCGACGCCCGCGAGGTCATCGCCGACCTGGTCCAGGCCGTGCAGAAGGAGCACAGCGAGGGCCACGCGAGCGACTACAGCGCCTGGTGGAGCGACCTGAACCGGTGGCGCCAGACCTACCCGCTCGGCTACGACCTGCCGGACGACGGCTCCCTCTCCCCGCAGCAGGTCATCGAGCGGATCGGACAGCTCGCCCCCGAAGGCACGATCTTCGCGGCGGGCGTCGGCCAGCACCAGATGTGGGCCGCGCACTTCATCCAGTACGAGAACCCCGCCACCTGGCTCAACTCCGGCGGTGCCGGAACCATGGGCTACGCGGTCCCGGCCGCGATGGGTGCCAAGGCCGGGCAGCCGGAGCGGACGGTCTGGGCGATCGACGGCGACGGCTGCTTCCAGATGACCAATCAGGAACTGACCACCTGCGCCCTGAACAACATCCCGATCAAGGTCGCCATCATCAACAACGGCGCCCTCGGGATGGTCCGCCAGTGGCAGACCCTCTTCTACAACCAGCGCTACTCCAACACCGTGCTGCACAGCGGCCCGGACGACATCAACCCGGAGGCCAAGGGCACGCGCGTGCCGGACTTCGTGAAGCTGTCCGAGGCGATGGGCTGCGTGGGCCTGCGCTGCGAGCGCCCGGAGGACCTGGACAAGGTCATCCAGGAGGCCAACTCCATCAACGACCGCCCGGTCGTCATCGACTTCATCGTCCACGAGGACGCGATGGTCTGGCCGATGGTCGCCGCCGGCACCTCCAACGACGAGATCATGGCCGCCCGGGACGTCCGCCCCGACTTCGGCGACAACGAAGACGACTGA
- a CDS encoding MFS transporter, with amino-acid sequence MTMNATSTTAPVRAGRREWTALGVLMLPLLLVSMDVSVLYFATPAINADLRPSGTQQLWIFDIYGFVLAGLLMTMGSLGDHIGRRRLLLLGAAAFGAASLLAAYANSAETLIAARAVLGIGGATLMPSTMALLRTMFTDPAQRAKAIGLWSGVMTGGIALGSVMSGILVEHFWWGSVFLVNLPAMALLLVLGPLLLPESRQPAPGRFDWPSVPLSMAAVLPVIYGLKEIPSEGWHPQYVVAITVGLLFAALFVRRQRTGTSPLIPPALLRGRGFTPALVLNLVASLGMMGSAIFTTQYLQSVLGKSPLAAALWSLLPSVFIGVAGPVTATLVQRGVNRGYVVAGGFAAMAAGYLVFVPVGTDSLWLVLVGGGVLACGMIAIMSQLTDLAMTGAAVERAGTASSLLETSAEFGGALGMAVLGSIGTALYRHEMPASAPDQARETLGGALATAAHLPGGAGETLLAAAREAFIHGMRGAALAGAVILVPAALGAAVTLRRIEAAQK; translated from the coding sequence ATGACGATGAACGCGACGAGCACCACCGCCCCCGTCCGAGCCGGGCGCCGCGAGTGGACCGCGCTCGGTGTGCTGATGCTGCCGCTGCTGCTGGTCTCGATGGACGTCTCCGTCCTCTACTTCGCGACCCCCGCGATCAACGCCGACCTCCGGCCGAGCGGCACCCAGCAACTGTGGATCTTCGACATCTACGGCTTCGTCCTGGCCGGCCTGCTGATGACGATGGGCTCGCTCGGCGACCACATCGGCCGCCGCCGGCTCCTCCTGCTGGGAGCCGCGGCCTTCGGCGCCGCCTCGCTCCTCGCGGCGTACGCGAACAGCGCCGAGACCCTGATCGCGGCCCGTGCGGTCCTCGGCATCGGCGGCGCGACCCTGATGCCGTCCACGATGGCCCTGCTGCGCACGATGTTCACCGACCCGGCCCAGCGGGCGAAGGCGATCGGGCTGTGGTCCGGCGTGATGACCGGCGGCATCGCCCTCGGGTCGGTGATGAGCGGCATCCTGGTCGAGCACTTCTGGTGGGGCTCGGTCTTCCTGGTCAACCTGCCCGCGATGGCGCTGTTGCTCGTCCTCGGCCCGCTGCTGCTGCCCGAGTCGAGGCAGCCCGCGCCCGGCCGCTTCGACTGGCCGAGCGTCCCGCTGTCCATGGCCGCCGTGCTCCCCGTGATCTACGGCCTGAAGGAGATCCCCTCCGAGGGCTGGCATCCGCAGTACGTCGTCGCGATCACCGTCGGCCTGCTCTTCGCGGCCCTGTTCGTCCGGCGCCAGCGCACCGGCACCTCCCCGCTGATCCCGCCGGCCCTGCTGAGGGGCCGCGGCTTCACCCCGGCGCTGGTCCTGAACCTCGTCGCCAGCCTCGGCATGATGGGCTCGGCCATCTTCACCACGCAGTACCTCCAGTCCGTCCTCGGCAAGAGCCCGCTGGCGGCGGCCCTGTGGAGTCTGCTGCCCTCGGTGTTCATCGGGGTCGCCGGTCCGGTCACGGCAACGCTCGTCCAGCGGGGCGTCAACCGGGGGTACGTCGTCGCCGGCGGCTTCGCGGCCATGGCGGCCGGTTACCTGGTGTTCGTCCCCGTCGGCACCGACTCGCTGTGGCTGGTGCTCGTCGGGGGCGGCGTCCTCGCCTGCGGAATGATCGCGATCATGTCCCAGCTGACCGACCTCGCCATGACCGGCGCGGCGGTGGAGCGAGCGGGCACGGCCTCCTCCCTGCTGGAGACCAGCGCCGAGTTCGGCGGCGCGCTCGGCATGGCGGTCCTGGGCTCCATCGGTACGGCGCTCTACCGCCACGAGATGCCGGCCTCCGCGCCGGACCAGGCCCGCGAGACCCTGGGCGGCGCCCTCGCGACGGCCGCCCACCTGCCCGGCGGGGCCGGCGAAACCCTCCTCGCCGCGGCCCGGGAGGCGTTCATCCACGGCATGCGGGGTGCGGCGCTGGCCGGGGCGGTGATCCTGGTGCCGGCGGCGCTGGGGGCGGCGGTGACGCTGCGGAGGATCGAGGCCGCGCAGAAGTAA
- the ilvC gene encoding ketol-acid reductoisomerase — protein MAELFYDADADLSIIQGRKVAVIGYGSQGHAHALSLRDSGVDVRVGLHEGSKSKAKAEEQGLRVVTPAEAAAEADVIMILVPDPIQAQVYEESIAPNLKDGDALFFGHGFNIRFGFIKPPAGVDVAMVAPKGPGHLVRRQYEEGRGVPCIAAVEQDASGNAFALALSYAKGIGGTRAGVIKTTFTEETETDLFGEQAVLCGGTAALVKAGFETLTEAGYQPEIAYFECLHELKLIVDLMYEGGLEKMRWSVSETAEWGDYVTGPRIITDATKAEMKKVLAEIQDGTFARTWMDEYHGGLKKYNEYKRQDSEHLLETTGKQLRKLMSWVDEEA, from the coding sequence GTGGCCGAGCTGTTCTACGACGCCGACGCCGACCTGTCCATCATCCAGGGCCGCAAGGTCGCGGTCATCGGCTACGGCAGCCAGGGCCACGCCCACGCCCTGTCGCTGCGTGACTCCGGTGTGGACGTCCGTGTCGGTCTGCACGAGGGCTCGAAGTCCAAGGCGAAGGCCGAGGAGCAGGGCCTGCGCGTGGTGACCCCGGCCGAGGCCGCCGCCGAGGCCGACGTCATCATGATCCTGGTGCCGGACCCGATCCAGGCCCAGGTCTACGAGGAGTCCATCGCCCCGAACCTGAAGGACGGCGACGCGCTGTTCTTCGGTCACGGCTTCAACATCCGCTTCGGCTTCATCAAGCCCCCGGCCGGCGTCGACGTCGCCATGGTCGCCCCGAAGGGCCCGGGCCACCTGGTCCGCCGCCAGTACGAGGAGGGCCGCGGCGTTCCGTGCATCGCCGCCGTCGAGCAGGACGCCTCCGGCAACGCCTTCGCGCTGGCCCTGTCGTACGCCAAGGGCATCGGCGGCACCCGCGCCGGCGTCATCAAGACGACCTTCACCGAGGAGACCGAGACCGACCTCTTCGGCGAGCAGGCCGTGCTGTGCGGTGGTACCGCGGCCCTGGTCAAGGCGGGCTTCGAGACCCTGACCGAGGCCGGCTACCAGCCGGAGATCGCCTACTTCGAGTGCCTGCACGAGCTGAAGCTGATCGTGGACCTCATGTACGAGGGCGGCCTGGAGAAGATGCGCTGGTCGGTCTCCGAGACCGCCGAGTGGGGCGACTACGTCACCGGTCCGCGCATCATCACGGACGCCACCAAGGCCGAGATGAAGAAGGTCCTCGCCGAGATCCAGGACGGCACCTTCGCCCGGACCTGGATGGACGAGTACCACGGCGGTCTGAAGAAGTACAACGAGTACAAGCGGCAGGACTCCGAGCACCTGCTGGAGACCACCGGCAAGCAGCTGCGCAAGCTGATGTCGTGGGTGGACGAGGAGGCGTAA
- a CDS encoding TetR/AcrR family transcriptional regulator produces the protein MGHREDLLEGAKRCLLEKGFLRTTARDIVRESGTNLASIGYHYGSKDALLVQAYISLIEAVGERFDPGAGVRTTQPPGSLERFREVMAGIIATVPGSRAIWLLSFELMFQDERLEEVRKLLAEAQREGRAGLASMFTGIPEADLDPETVEAEGRLYQTLLNGLMVQWLFDPDTATTADQLTEGLRRVIAGVDGS, from the coding sequence ATGGGACACCGTGAGGATCTGCTCGAGGGCGCCAAGCGCTGCCTGCTGGAGAAGGGCTTCCTGCGCACGACCGCGCGGGACATCGTCCGGGAGTCGGGCACCAACCTGGCGTCGATCGGCTACCACTACGGCTCGAAGGACGCGCTGCTGGTGCAGGCGTACATCTCGCTGATCGAGGCCGTGGGGGAGCGTTTCGACCCCGGTGCCGGGGTGCGGACGACCCAGCCCCCGGGCTCGCTGGAACGCTTCCGGGAGGTGATGGCCGGGATCATCGCCACGGTGCCCGGGTCGCGGGCGATCTGGCTGCTCAGCTTCGAGCTGATGTTCCAGGACGAGCGGCTGGAGGAGGTCCGCAAGCTCCTGGCCGAGGCGCAGCGGGAGGGCCGCGCGGGGCTCGCGTCCATGTTCACCGGCATTCCGGAGGCGGACCTCGACCCGGAGACGGTCGAGGCCGAGGGGCGCCTCTACCAGACCCTCCTCAACGGCCTCATGGTCCAGTGGCTCTTCGACCCGGACACGGCGACCACCGCCGACCAGCTCACGGAGGGGCTGCGGCGGGTGATCGCCGGCGTGGACGGGAGCTGA